The genomic DNA ATTCATTGCatataaattgatataaaatatcAAATGCACTACTGTATCATGCATCGATCCAGGCAGGAGGCCCCAGGCCAAGGCCTACGCCCAGACATTTCATGTCCTTACAATCCTTTCCAGCTTCTAAGTTTGACATCTAGGCTATCTCTTTAAGTACCAGAACCAAAATATGTTACCTCCTGCACACCGCTGTCACCTCCAGCCCAcactctcctctgctctctcagcCCCATGCACAGCTCTTTTCCTGAAGAATAAGCAAGCCCTTGACACACCTTGTTCTCTGCATCCCTTTCTGGCCCAGACTTGACCTGTGCCCTCACCATGTGCCAGGAGACTCACAGTCTCTCAGCCTAAGCCCCACCTCACTTCCTGGGATGTTAATCACAAAAGTCTGATTGACCTTGAACTCCTCCGACCTGCCTGCCGTCAGTCTCCAGGACTGAACCTTTATAGTGACGGTCAGAGTCCCTCCATCCACGTTAGACATCACTCTAACTCTGCCTGCCTGGGAAAATCGTGCTCTCCATTCCCCTGTTTTGGGCACCCATCAGGAACACAGTCAGGCTGAGTAACTGGAACATGTGTTTAATTTGAGGCAACCTGTCCTCCTGACCTGCCCTCTTTATACAGTTTTTATGAAACAAATTTATACTCTCAAGCAGGTTATTGGAATTGCCTATCTTTCCTGCAAGATAACATATGGATCATATTAAACTCTTTATTCCCGTTGGCCCTAGATATTATCTACTTTTTACAGAGCTTTTTGCTTGAACTTCCTTAAATCCAGACACGATGACCTTTACTTAAGATTATAAAGCAATGCAACTGCCGGACTGAGACGAGCACACCATATTTAAATTACCCGTACTTCCCTAGTAGGTGCTGTGTTTATGGTCCCCTGCCAGCTGCGGCATCTTGGCCATCATTTTCCCCTGGGTTTCTCCACCTCTTGATTTTCAAGTTGGGTGCTCCTTTTCCCGGGGAACTGCACCCGGGCTGGAGGATTACCTGTGCAGTCTGCTTCTCCCTTTCAAGTCGGGATGCTCTCTCCGGACCGCTACAGAAACCTAACTGAACAGACTCAGCTGGAGGCAGAGCTCTTGTGTGAAACAAGACTTTCTGTTACTTAATTATTCAACACCCCAGTCCACAGTCCAGCATTCCTCACAGAGCAGCTGCCATAACTTCCGGCTCCTTCCCCGAGGCTCCCTCCCCAGGGAATTCCTTACTGGCTACTGAAAATCTCACTTCCTTCCACATGCCAGTCCACTCAGACTTTCTAGAAGTCACAGTTGTACCTACTTCATTTCATCTGGATTAATACTAAACCAGACTGGATTAATACCAACCCAGCACAGACCTCGGCAGCACATCCTTAATGGCCCCGTAACCTCCTGCGTCTTTAGCACCAATCACCTCCCCATACTTAAGTGGCAAGAACTCATCCCAAGAGGACTGACAGGTGTTTGAACTTTTCTCCCAGAATCTTCACGTTCCTGGTTCAGTGTTCAAATTTGCGGCAGCGCTGGGATTCGACGTTACGGAATTGCAAGCCAACAGGGCGTGATTTCCCACTCTTTAAAGAGTTCGCCAGTTTTCCCCATGAGTTTCTCAAAAAGgtaaggaaaagaatgagaaaaaggaaggTCGGAAATGATGTAGGTATTAAACATTCTTCTGGTACCCTTCAGACCCAAACGCTACCACAGAGGGTATCAGGAATTGCCCGTCGCTCCTGGAGAAGCACCGTGCGTCCGCTGCCCGACAGGTGAGCACCCGAGACCAGTGGAGACTCGGTCTTAGTTTAGAATTAACATCTGGGTGTTGGATCTTATCTTACCAACCACTGGTGACACCAGacaggaaggaataaagagcGACTACAGAGAGAACACAGGAGAGAAGCCCAAACACCCAAAGCATCCTTGCCTCCCATCTATCACCTGTATGGGCCGCCAAGCCTGGGCTGGGCGCGTCCCctcccgccccgcgccccgcgcgcCCGGGCGGCGCCTCCTTACCTTGCGGGAGTACGGGGGCTTGCTCAGGTGGATACCGTCGCGGACGAGCTTATCCCTGATCATGATCTTCAGCTTCAGTTTGGGGTAGCTCACCGGCTCCCTGCTGCGGGGGGCGGTCGTCTGGCTGCGGGGGTCCCCGCGGGTGCCCTGGGCCGGGCCGCCGCACGGCTCCCCCCGGCGGCCGGTGGGGACGGCGACCGCGGGCGGCGGCTGCGGCTCCAGGGTGAAGTAGAGGCCCGCGGCGGCGGCGTCCTGCTCCCGCAGCCGGCGCACGGCCTCCAGGATGCGGCGGCGGTGCGCGGGCGCCAGCACCCCGATGGCGTCCAGGTCCGGGTCCCCGATCTGCTTGCACACCTCCAGGTCATCGTAGCCGTTATCCACGAAGGACTCCGCGTACTGCGGGAGCTGCAGCGCTTTCAGCCACTCGTAAACTATGTTGGTGCACATGGTGGGACTGGAACCCCGCCGGCGAACGCCCTCCCAGCGCCCGAAAGGCACCAGTTCTTGGAATTTTTAATCCTCTCCTCCAAGGGGAAAAAGAAACCGCagtaaagtttccttttaaaggaAAGGACAGGGCCGGAGACAGAAAGCCATCAGAAGAAGCCCGAGGAGGCAGAAGCGTAAAAGCGGCAAAGTGAATTCCCCAAGCAGCCTGGAGCTCGCGGGCACCGGCGGCTGTGCGAGCCGCTCCGCGCCGCCCCTGGATGCGCCGCCGCCGCGGGGAGGGGCGGGCGCGGGCGGGGCCGGGCACACCCCTCGAACCCGCGCGGGCTCAGCGGCGCGCCGGGTCGCCCCCGAGTTGGCCCAGCCCAGACCGTCCCGGGGCTGCGCGCCGCATCTCGGTTTCCGGCCGCCGCCGCGGGCGTCTGAGCGCGCGCCCCGCGCTGGGGAAGCGGCTCCTGCGCGCAGACCCGCGGCCGCCCGGGAGCGCCGAGTCTTCGCGAGTGCGAGTCTCTATCGTCCTCCTAGTGGGGACAGGGTGTCTCCTAAGCTGCCGGGCTGCAGCGGCTGCCTTGGATGgctttttgcatttctttttaatccgATTTCTCGAGCCTGTGAAAATCTCTGCGCTCACTTCCCGAGCTCCCCTGACTCCAGCCTGCGCGCCCGCGGGCCGCCCAAGGGCAGGTCCCCGCGCCCAAGCCGGCTGGGCGAGGCTCTGAGGTCAAGTTTCCCTTCGCCTTTCGCAGTCCGCGTTGGATCCCCCTTCCTCGGAGCCCGCGCGCAGGCCGGAGCCCCGCGGTCTGGCTCGCTCCGTGGACGCCCGCTCAGTGCCCGGAGCGGCGGCGCTTTGGCCCGGCGAGTGGGCGCGACGCCGGGACCGCGGGTGTCCAGCCCGCGCTGCGTGCGGCCCCTCCTCGCTGCAGCTGGGCTCGCCGGGCGGCGGGAGAGGCTGCTGCTTTGCCACGCTCTCCTCTAGGCCCCCGGGTCTGCGAAAGTTTGGGATGGGTTGCACTTTCCCCTCGGCTGGCGCATTCCGCACGGCTCCCCACCCTACTTGCTGCCGGGTCCTCTCACCGTCGTCTCCACTGTGCTCTCTCTCTGGTCCCACCAACTTGCATTCTGCCCGAGACCCCCGGGGTGGCTCTGCCCCCAGGGACGCTTCGAGGCGTTCAGTCCTGGAGTTCGGGGAGCAGAGCCCTCTCCTCCCGCCCCGGGGGCGCGTGGACTTGCATACACCATCACCTAGCTCCCATTAAGGGGGACGCTCGAACATCTCCGCCCATGGCACTTTCTCTCTAGAGAATAATAACAAAATCAACCGAGTTTCCACATCCTGCCTAATGCCTGAGCAACCGCCTGGGTGGGGACCCGAGCGGCAGGTGGAACAGAGCAAGTACCTCACCTTACGTACCTAACGCCCTCCTGGAGCTAAGAGAATTCTGGTGGAGGTACTCGGTGGGGTAGGTTCGCTGTCTCCTCCCTTTCGGTACAAGGAGATCAACTTTGCACGTGAGCTGTTTCAGGACCTGAACTGGACACTTTGACGGAGTCTCGGCGGGGCGGGACAGCCTCTAGCCCCGATCTTGGGAGGTGGACAAACGATGTGTCTTTTCAGACCTGCGCGTttggcctggggggggggggggtccctctTCCCTAAATCAGGAAAGTTTAACCCCTTTGGGGACACAGACCCCTTAAATAATCAGGTAGCTTTGGCCCTTTTGCGCAGGAAAACACCCGACGTAGGCACACCCAAATTATTCCCTAGAGttgtgggggagtggggaggataGCATCTGGCTTCCCAAGCCCCAGGACTTGGCGGATCCCACATTAAGAACAGCAGCCAGGAAGGACCTGCCTGGAAGGAACCTGTTGGGGGCGGGGGTAGGGGAAGGAGCGCGAAGAGCTGTGGGGTCCGGGCAGCATCCGCCCTGGGTCACCCAGGCCACCCCTTCCCGAGCCCGAGCTAGGGTCGCCGCCCCGCTAGGTTGCGTTGCTCCTGGGCTCTCGGATGCTGGCAGCACCCAGCCTTCTCGGCCCGCGCGGCTCGCCGCCTCTCGCTCGCCAAAGCGGACTCACAGTGCCCCCTCGCGTTCGTGTGGGCGAATGTTAAGGCGTTGTCGAAGTCCCCCCAAACTCAACTCATTCGGCAGAAGGAACAGAGCTTCAAGGCTTTATACTAGTTCCCCACCTCCCTTTTAAAATACGAATGTTCACATCACGTGTGCCTTTGTCCCCCAACTCTTTCATAAGGACCTTTGATTTTTAGGAGGGAAATATTCCAGAAGTTAGAATTATGCTGCTAAAGACAGAAGTTATAGCAGATATTTGTTTGaaacttactgtatgccaggtatCTGTGCATGTATCTGTACATATATGGTAAGTAGTATTATCCAGTATCTTACggaagaagaaattgaggctccCAAAGATGACACTGTTCACGGTGGAGCGAAGGCGGAAACTCTGGAGAAGTAAATTCAGCGCCTGCCTTCCAGATGCTAACCTTGCCAGTCTCCAGCGTGTGCTGTGTAACATGCAGGAAAAATTGGGCTGGTTGTAAGAAgggagttttgatttttttttagacttGGAAACTTAAAACTCCAGGGTGTTAGTAttgcattgttttctttcccGAGTTGTGTGCAAAGTCCAACAGGACTGTTTAGTAGTTTTCGCTTGCCCATATACAGCCTTTTCTTCTCCGGGAGCTGCAAGACATTCACCTTGTCTCATTAATCCTCAGTGAAGGCagcaagtatttttatttccattttataattagGCAAACTGGTTTGGGGGAAGAtgaatgacttgctcaaggtcatccaGTAAATCAGGACAGACAAGAACAAACCAGCGTGTCACAGCGGTTCCTGAACAGGCGGCTGTGGTTCTCCTTTATTTATGTGCGAAGTCACCACCCAGTTAGGACATAAAGCATCCTGGTGGGTGCTCTCTGTGGAAGCGAAGGCTTTTATAAATTAATCAGTTGTTAATCAGTCGTAAATAAAACTCACTCACTATGACCTCTGGAGAAGTCCCACTCTCTGGAGACGTCGCTACTCTGAACTTCAGAGGAGGTTTTCCCGATTTCCTTCTCCTTCGCTTGTCTCCTACCCTTGCTCAAGTCTCTCATGTGTGAGCCCTCAAGGCCTCTatctttctcctgcttcctgaGCATATAGAAACTTTTAATAGATTCAGTTCTAGAAGCTACTACATGTAATCTCAAATGCAGAAAGCTTTATAGCCTGAATGTGCCTCTACCCGTGGCTGAAGtccaaagtaaaaatgaaaagagcgATCCGCTAATTTTGAGATTTAGAACAAGTGTTTTAGAGCCAGAAAGCCATTTGAGATCATCTCAAGCATCCTCATTTACATGGAGGGAGTGGAGGCTCAGGAAGGTCAGGTTACTTACCTAAGGCACAACGCGCGTTTGTGACAGATCTAGGACAAGAACCCAGATCTGTTTCCTCCTGTCCTCTTCACAATGCACTGCATTATCTCATCTTTGCTGTAAGCGCCTGGCTACTGTCAAAaccattcatttactcatcaaatgtttattaagtagGCACTTCAGTGCCGGGCaatgaagcaaaaagagaagagtttTCTTCATTAATTGGAAATGGAGAGATTTCCACGTTTTAAATGTGTGGAAAATAAACTCATGGTTTTTTATAGATTCATTCATGAATTAGGAAGATTACAAAGGTGATATTATCTTCTATCTTTAATTATCCAAATTCTGTGAGTCATAACATTAGCCAAAAATTGAAACTGAACTATATTTTGCATCCAGacaaaaatgtactttaaaagaaCGAGTCGGGAGCTGGCTCAGTGGCTAggggttaagttcctgtgctccgcctGGGAGGCCCCGGGTtagcgggttcagatcctgggcgctgacctacacaccactcatcaagccacactgtagcagcgtcccacatgcaaaatagagaaagattggcacagatgctagctcagggtgaatcttcctcaccaaaaaaaaagtggtcGTCATGCCACTAGGCACAGCCTTAGAACAGCAAATTAACTTACTCAACACACATTGTTGAATTCCTGTAATTCTACACGTTCTTTTGAGTGACATTGTCTTATtagagttttttctttatataaaaatgttcaaaatatttattgtggcgtttattatttaatatgtttgaGGCCAGACTTTTTTTTGCAGAAAAGACTTCTTGCCTAATGAAAATCAATGGGAAAATAGGTTGTGGAGAAAGTTTCTTTTCAGACACCATTTCAGAACTGTTTTGTAATGGTAATCACTCTGGCAAAATGCCTGTTGATACTCTCAATGTGataaattaatgataattatcttcagattttaaattctaaatatcAGAAAACAGCTTTTCTACTTTGCTCTGACTCTGTAACTTGATTTAAGAATatagagtgaaaaataatttgttctgAAATTTTCTGGGTGCTGGACAAGGTTTCAtaccattttattttgaagacaaaTGTTCGCACATAGGGAGTGTAAAAAGTAAATTCCATTAACATCTATTAAATGTCTGTCCCCAGGGGGTCTCCCCTTGTAAAAGTCAAGGATATATAATGTTACTCTTAAAATGCAGAATATGTCTTGCCTCTGTTTGAACCATGAGCTAAAAAgcatctagaagaaacagatgcCATAGGAAGAAATGAGAATAATGGTCTTGAGCGATGTAACAGGCAGTCTGTTCTCCAGCGGCTGGGAGGGAGGCGCTGGGTTGGCAACTTAAttgggggctggctgggtggggcGTCTGTTAATATGTCTGAGCTGTATACATTATACTTGTGTGTGACAACACGTAtgtgaagaaaggagagacagGGAGCAGCAGAGAGCAGCGGGATGCCATAAGATTCTCCATTAGTGTTAGAAGAggactttctttctttaagaagggaacaaagggaaaaaaaaaaatgttcaagaagTCAGAGACCTGGAGGTCACTAACAGAAAGAGAGTCAAGCAAGAGACTAttagtgacagaaaataaaatgagattcgTTAAAAAAAATCGTATCCTCTTATCTTTGGTAATCCGCAAAcgttctatattttaaaatgcgctcaagtagaggaagaaaggatCCACCAGCATTTCCCAAGGTAAGAATGATGGGAGGAATATTTTGTTAAATCATAGGCAGCTCTTAGgagtctcttttgttttttcttctaaatctaaGTCAGCAAAGTTAACTTTGCCCCTAAAACTGAGGTTATATACACTCCTACTAGTGAAATGATATTGAGAAACACTATTTCAGATAAGTGCAAGTTATTTAcataatgaaaacaatgaaatcacTCAATTTATGACGAGTTGCCCAAATTGAATACATACTAGTTGCTCCCATGTAACAGTTTATTTCCTTCCAGGAGTTAGGACCAACGATTCGATGGAGACTGCTTCTTAAGATCTATTTGGCTCCCGTTGACTGGGCAGTTGGAGGTTGTCTCTTCTGAGGCAATTTTAtgcctttgttttaaattctttgttaCTTCTTATTTGGTTTAAATTTTCTATTGGAATATTTACTCTATAACTCTTGAACCCCTAACTTACAAGAAACCTGCACGTAATTAGAGCTCCCTATGGAGGCCCCGGTGTTGTCGTTTTTCCATCTTTGGAGAGAGGCAGGTGAGCGCATCGCAGTTTTGAAACTGTCTCTGACCTTTGAGGTCACTTTTGAGATACGTATGACATCTCAGACCTTATTTATGGATGTCAACACAAGCCTTGGGTGGAGCATCAGATCCTTAGGTCAGCAAAACCCCGTTCCTAGAAGTGTGGTTGACAAACCAGGGAATATTCG from Equus quagga isolate Etosha38 chromosome 8, UCLA_HA_Equagga_1.0, whole genome shotgun sequence includes the following:
- the SAMD5 gene encoding sterile alpha motif domain-containing protein 5, with product MCTNIVYEWLKALQLPQYAESFVDNGYDDLEVCKQIGDPDLDAIGVLAPAHRRRILEAVRRLREQDAAAAGLYFTLEPQPPPAVAVPTGRRGEPCGGPAQGTRGDPRSQTTAPRSREPVSYPKLKLKIMIRDKLVRDGIHLSKPPYSRKVPMAGILEYLMNWPKSSQNR